A single window of Colletes latitarsis isolate SP2378_abdomen chromosome 6, iyColLati1, whole genome shotgun sequence DNA harbors:
- the LOC143343024 gene encoding uncharacterized protein LOC143343024 → MKQKEVTTNVQDKKHNKTILEDTPVRHNFRLNHIGQVAKKHISLPKNLKNPFSKSQKNIVHRTLKNSFGQSHKKTSIQVSHTTLVDIQVEDCQQHTIAEKSISSFSNTSSDNTKDTSDCKSIHAQLKTEKKSPINQFKYNSIESALESQCSKNNKQYCCSKTSTREIIAEGKRLEEHETQTSNEKSTEYVKKFLWGSKNNKFTSKSFEKSSKDQGRNDSIEKKLKNKKLICSPLKKFGRSTLTIEPDKIMINLPKCSPCACRLAASSKILSYDTNILSRLTINQDSPLHVVRSRTPSHVDVRTEINLKSSERMLTQANLYSNTQHFQKTRYAPRSKSVGELCNITNK, encoded by the coding sequence ATGAAGCAGAAAGAAGTAACTACAAATGTGCAAGATAAGAAAcataataaaacaatattagAGGATACACCTGTTCGTCACAATTTTCGCTTAAATCATATTGGTCAAGTTGCAAAGAAACACATTTCTTTAcctaagaatttaaaaaatccgTTTAGCAAAAGTCAAAAGAATATTGTTCACAGAactttgaaaaattcatttggACAAAGTCATAAAAAAACTAGTATTCAGGTGTCGCACACAACTTTGGTTGACATACAGGTCGAAGACTGCCAGCAACATACGATCGCAGAAAAATCAATTTCGTCATTTTCCAATACCTCTAGCGATAATACTAAAGATACTTCGGATTGTAAAAGTATTCACGCTCAGCTTAAAACGGAGAAGAAGTCTCCTATAAACCAGTTTAAATATAATAGTATAGAATCTGCATTGGAGTCACAGTGTAGTAAAAACAATAAACAGTATTGTTGTTCTAAAACTTCAACTAGAGAAATAATTGCAGAAGGTAAAAGGCTCGAAGAACACGAAACACAGACTAGTAATGAAAAATCTACAGAGTATGTAAAAAAATTTCTATGGGGTAGTAAGAATAACAAATTTACAAGTAAAAGTTTTGAAAAATCGAGTAAAGATCAAGGGAGGAATGATTCTATCGAAAAGAAATTGAAGAATAAAAAACTTATTTGCAGTCCTTTAAAAAAATTTGGTCGGTCAACTTTGACAATTGAACCAGATAAAATTATGATAAATTTACCAAAGTGTTCTCCCTGTGCTTGTAGATTGGCTGCAAGCTCAAAAATTTTGTCGTACGATACAAATATACTTTCACGACTTACTATAAATCAAGACAGTCCCCTCCACGTAGTACGTTCGAGAACTCCGTCGCACGTAGACGTACGTACAGAGATAAATTTGAAGTCTTCGGAAAGGATGTTAACACAAGCTAATTTATATTCAAATACACAACACTTTCAAAAGACACGGTACGCGCCGCGAAGTAAAAGCGTCGGTGAGCTGTGTAACATTACGAATAAGTGa